The following coding sequences lie in one Rutidosis leptorrhynchoides isolate AG116_Rl617_1_P2 chromosome 6, CSIRO_AGI_Rlap_v1, whole genome shotgun sequence genomic window:
- the LOC139853436 gene encoding uncharacterized protein, whose product MSNPRNNSKSVDVSICNGCYWQSMGNWRASSRLMRLKTMARGGFDFNCDNRYKWKIRVGKELCCKERTDIAVFQETKCKNLVDWWIHALCGNNNCGYIQRDAIGNSGGLLVVWDVGSFIADSATSCDDTKKIEMWNVLENILRSHDSAWVLCGDINEVRNQSDRLNCRFHLSRATHFNDFILRNNLVEIPLNGKRFTRISDDGTKFSKIDRFLVNDNFINLWRDLSVVALEHRESDHCQLLLRDKIIDFEPKPFKIFDEWLNKDGVEKVIKEAWEKLVCGVKKDCLFRDRLKNVKLNLKSWSRIEFGSLDSDISVLKNKACRLELLAESCTISEGDRACWLETRKSWIEKEKIKTGMLKQKARIW is encoded by the exons ATGTCTAATCCAAGAAACAACTCCAAATCTGTTGATGTTTCCATTTGTAATGGATGTTATTGGCAATCAATGGGAAATTGGAGGGCGTCTTCTAGATTAATGAGGTTGAAAACTATGGCAAGAGGGGGATTTGATTTTAATTGTGATAACCGCTATAAAT GGAAAATTCGGGTGGGTAAAGAGTTGTGTTGTAAAGAAAGAACGGATATTGCGGTCTTTCAAGAAACTAAGTGTAAAAATTTGGTCGATTGGTGGATTCACGCTTTGTGTGGTAACAATAATTGTGGGTACATTCAAAGAGATGCAATAGGGAACTCGGGTGGGTTGCTTGTAGTATGGGATGTTGGTAGCTTCATTGCGGATAGTGCCACTAGTTGCGA TGATACCAAAAAAATTGAGATGTGGAATGTGTTGGAAAATATTTTAAGGTCTCACGATTCGGCTTGGGTCTTGTGTGGGGACATTAACGAAGTTAGGAATCAATCGGATCGGCTAAATTGTAGGTTTCACCTATCTAGGGCCACTCATTTTAATGACTTCATTTTGAGAAATAACTTGGTGGAGATTCCTCTTAATGGGAAGCGGTTCACGCGTATTAGTGATGATGGAACTAAGTTTAGTAAAATTGACCGTTTCCTTGTTAATGACAATTTCATCAATCTTTGGAGGGATCTTTCGGTGGTTGCTTTAGAACATAGGGAATCGGATCATTGCCAGTTGTTACTTAGGGATAAAATAATTGATTTTGAGCCTAAGCCTTTCAAGATCTTTGACGAATGGCTTAATAAGGATGGGGTGGAGAAAGTGATTAAAGAGGCATGGGAAAAGTTGGTGTGTGGGGTGAAAAAAGATTGTTTATTTAGGGATAGGCTTAAGAATGTGAAATTGAATTTAAAGAGTTGGAGTAGAATTGAATTTGGGTCTTTAGATAGTGATATTAGTGTGTTAAAGAATAAGGCGTGTAGACTGGAATTATTGGCGGAATCGTGTACAATTAGTGAGGGCGACCGTGCTTGTTGGTTGGAGACGCGTAAATCTtggattgaaaaagaaaaaatcaAAACGGGTATGTTGAAGCAAAAGGCACGGATCTGGTAG
- the LOC139853437 gene encoding uncharacterized protein: MSIGPWDRVGSDRNCQGIGSSELHSQMVNSGLNGPSTATIGCMHGSLDAFNHSRPFRDSRSNGNNFLLHDMKKLTSKEANDLEAVFSEFEIWEAVKIVGARRLRDLIEAINTFWEKGEISKGCNASFLTLIPKTLETVCLNDYRPISLIGSFYKVIAKLLANRLKGVIPNLVGYEQSAFIKGRNILDGALVADESLSFLKSKRLKSVVFKVDFEKAFNCLNWDFLLEVMEIMGFRDKWRKWIITVGFYLHPSLNVLTKQAVQNQRFSRVEIGRDKIPILHLQYANETIFFGSWSEGNIRNLMKLLKCFELTLGLKVNFQKGNLIGIEVEKSEVERMARLFSCKVGTIPFINLGLLVGDNLKKKESWTPVINKFEKRLSDWKARSILFGGRLTLVNSVLNSLPLLSRLETNLEASVQDRLSWDEVKCVGQWSWLRAPSGRAKDELQLMMDVISDTKFNPQARDTWKWKAGGSEIFSTKLLTTLINSRVLLPISSSSETLCNKLVPNKIDIFVWRARRKHLPVLFELDKRGIDLHSVRCPLCDDDIETVNHSLILCKHVLEVWCKVLDWWGRGGIPFVNVEDLFLDSGQTSSYIGKSIRQTVIWSASYLI; the protein is encoded by the exons ATGTCCATTGGGCCTTGGGATCGAGTTGGGTCAGACCGTAACTGCCAAGGGATTGGGAGTAGTGAATTGCACTCTCAAATGGTGAACAGTGGGCTTAATGGCCCAAGTACGGCTACTATTGGGTGTATGCATGGGTCTTTAGATGCTTTCAATCACAGTAGGCCTTTTAGAGATTCAAGGAGCAATGGAAACAACTTTTTGCTTCATGATATGAAAAAACTAACTTCTAAGGAGGCAAACGATCTTGAAGCGGTGTTTAGTGAATTTGAAATTTGGGAGGCGGTAAAGATTGTGGGAGCTCGAAGGCTCC GTGATCTTATAGAGGCTATCAACACGTTTTGGGAAAAAGGTGAAATATCAAAGGGTTGTAATGCTTCATTCCTCACCCTTATCCCAAAAACATTAGAAACCGTTTGTTTGAATGACTACCGACCGATTAGTTTAATTGGTAGCTTCTACAAAGTGATTGCTAAACTCCTTGCTAACCGCCTAAAAGGAGTCATCCCAAATCTTGTTGGATATGAACAAAGTGCTTTTATTAAAGGGAGGAATATTTTGGATGGGGCCCTCGTTGCTGATGAGTCCCTTTCTTTTTTAAAAAGCAAACGTCTTAAAAGTGTGGTGTTCAAAGTTGATTTCGAGAAAGCTTTCAATTGTCTTAACTGGGATTTTTTGCTAGAAGTTATGGAAATTATGGGGTTCAGGGACAAATGGAGAAAATGGATAATCACAGTCGGCTTCTATCTCCATCCTA GTTTGAATGTGTTAACGAAACAAGCCGTACAAAATCAAAGATTCTCGAGAGTAGAAATTGGTCGTGACAAAATTCCCATCTTACACCTTCAATACGCGAATGAAACAATTTTCTTCGGGTCATGGAGTGAAGGCAATATTCGAAATCTTATGAAACTTCTTAAGTGTTTTGAACTAACGTTGGGGCTTAAGGTCAACTTTCAAAAAGGTAATCTTATCGGTATTGAGGTTGAAAAGAGTGAGGTTGAACGCATGGCTCGTCTCTTTAGTTGCAAAGTTGGTACAATCCCTTTTATCAATCTTGGTCTCCTGGTTGGCGATAACTTGAAGAAGAAAGAGAGTTGGACACCGGTCATTAATAAATTTGAAAAAAGACTTTCGGATTGGAAGGCTAGATCGATTTTATTTGGTGGACGTTTGACACTTGTTAATTCGGTGTTGAATAGTCTTCCAtt GTTGTCGAGACTAGAAACAAATCTAGAGGCTTCGGTTCAAGATAGACTTTCATGGGATGAGGTAAAGTGTGTAGGGCAATGGTCATGGCTAAGAGCTCCTAGTGGTCGGGCGAAAGATGAGTTGCAACTAATGATGGACGTGATTTCGGATACAAAATTCAATCCTCAAGCGCGTGACACGTGGAAATGGAAAGCGGGCGGAAGCGAGATATTCTCAACAAAATTATTAACAACCTTGATCAACTCGAGAGTTCTACTCCCAATTAGCTCTAGTAGTGAAACATTGTGCAACAAATTGGTGCCGAATAAAATTGATATCTTTGTATGGAGAGCAAGAAGAAAACATCTCCCGGTATTGTTTGAACTTGACAAGAGAGGTATTGATCTTCACTCAGTTCGTTGCCCATTATGTGATGATGATATAGAAACGGTCAATCACTCTCTTATATTGTGTAAGCATGTGTTAGAGGTGTGGTGCAAAGTGCTCGATTGGTGGGGTCGAGGTGGTATTCCTTTTGTAAATGTTGAAGATCTTTTCCTTGACTCGGGTCAAACGAGTTCTTATATAGGCAAAAGTATTCGACAAACGGTAATTTGGTCGGCTAGTTATCTAATTTGA